In Thiovibrio frasassiensis, one DNA window encodes the following:
- the acnB gene encoding bifunctional aconitate hydratase 2/2-methylisocitrate dehydratase, with translation MLEAYQKHVAERAAQGLPPLPLSADQTTSLVALLQKPAAGTEATLLNLITNQVPPGVDEASKVKAEFLAGIAQGKVTSPLLDKQAAVQLLGTMLGGYNVQPLIALLDDAALAPAAAAALSGTLLVYDAFQEVVAKAKNNPHAKQVVANWAEATWFTSRPPMPEELTVTVFKVPGETNTDDLSPASEAWSRPDIPLHAQSMLSNRLPGSLPVIEELKKKGHPIAYVGDVVGTGSSRKSGVNSMLWHMGRDIPYVPAKRTGGVVMGSTIAPIYFNTAEDSGMLPIQCDVSSLETGDIITINTATGTISRDGRMVTSFSLSPATLPDEVQAGGRVNLIIGRGLTAKAREALGLSPSTLFREPEVPTDSGKGYTLAQKMVGKACNLPGVRPGTYCEPKMASVGSQDTTGPMTRDEIKELACLKFSAPLVMQSFCHTAAYPKPVDVKTHQTLPGFISERGGISLRPGDGVVHSWLNRMVLPDTVGTGGDSHTRFPIGISFPAGSGLVAFAAATGSMPLVMPESVLIRFTGKMQPGITLRDLVNAIPYVAIQKGLLTVEKKGKKNLFAGTVLEIEGLPDLAVEQAFELADASAERSAAACTVRLNKEPVAEFLRSNVELLKNLLTRGYQDGTAIRNRIKAMEAWLAAPELLAPDANAEYKAVLEIDLNAITEPVLACPNDPDDVKLLSAVAGTPIDEVFVGSCMTNIGHFRALARILDNGPQVAGRLWVAPPTRMDEEQLKSEGVYSILAKAGARTEIPGCSLCMGNQARTRDNAVVFSTSTRNFDNRIGTSTKVFLGSAELAAVCAVLGRIPTMAEYNTILGERVTPKADEVYRYLNFHRIEGYAGKGW, from the coding sequence ATGCTTGAAGCGTATCAAAAACATGTTGCCGAGCGGGCGGCCCAGGGGTTGCCCCCCCTTCCCCTTTCCGCCGACCAGACCACTTCCTTGGTTGCGCTGCTGCAAAAACCGGCGGCGGGAACGGAAGCGACCCTGCTCAATTTGATCACCAATCAGGTTCCGCCGGGTGTGGATGAGGCCTCCAAGGTCAAGGCCGAATTTCTTGCCGGCATAGCCCAGGGAAAAGTCACTTCGCCGCTCCTTGATAAGCAGGCGGCGGTGCAGCTGTTGGGCACCATGCTTGGCGGCTACAATGTGCAGCCGCTCATCGCTCTGCTCGATGATGCTGCCCTGGCCCCTGCGGCGGCGGCGGCACTTTCCGGTACCCTGCTGGTCTACGATGCCTTTCAGGAGGTGGTGGCCAAGGCGAAGAATAATCCGCATGCCAAGCAGGTGGTGGCCAACTGGGCAGAGGCGACCTGGTTCACCTCCCGGCCGCCCATGCCCGAGGAACTCACCGTTACGGTGTTCAAGGTTCCGGGTGAGACCAACACCGACGATCTTTCTCCGGCCTCCGAGGCCTGGAGCCGCCCGGATATTCCTCTGCATGCCCAGTCCATGCTGAGCAACCGGCTTCCCGGCTCCTTGCCGGTTATCGAGGAGTTGAAGAAAAAGGGGCATCCCATCGCCTATGTGGGCGACGTGGTGGGTACCGGCTCCTCCCGCAAGTCCGGGGTGAATTCCATGCTTTGGCATATGGGGCGTGATATCCCCTATGTCCCTGCCAAGCGGACGGGCGGGGTGGTCATGGGTTCCACCATTGCGCCGATCTACTTCAACACCGCCGAAGATTCGGGCATGCTCCCCATCCAGTGCGATGTCAGCAGCCTTGAGACCGGGGACATCATCACCATCAATACCGCCACCGGCACGATCAGCCGGGACGGGCGGATGGTTACCAGCTTCAGCCTCTCTCCGGCTACCCTGCCCGACGAGGTTCAGGCCGGCGGCCGGGTGAATCTCATCATCGGCCGCGGCTTGACGGCCAAGGCCCGCGAGGCCCTCGGTCTCTCCCCCTCCACCCTCTTCCGGGAACCGGAGGTGCCCACGGACAGCGGCAAGGGGTACACCCTGGCCCAGAAGATGGTGGGCAAGGCGTGCAATCTCCCAGGGGTGCGGCCCGGGACATACTGCGAGCCCAAAATGGCCTCGGTGGGTTCCCAGGACACCACCGGCCCCATGACCCGCGACGAGATCAAGGAGTTGGCCTGCCTGAAATTCTCCGCCCCCCTGGTCATGCAGTCCTTCTGCCATACCGCTGCCTACCCCAAGCCGGTGGATGTGAAGACCCACCAGACCCTGCCCGGGTTCATCAGCGAGCGGGGCGGCATCAGCCTGCGTCCGGGTGACGGGGTAGTGCATTCCTGGCTCAACCGCATGGTCCTGCCCGATACCGTGGGCACCGGCGGCGACTCCCATACCCGTTTCCCCATCGGCATCTCCTTTCCGGCCGGCTCCGGCCTGGTCGCCTTTGCCGCTGCCACCGGCTCCATGCCCCTGGTTATGCCGGAGTCGGTGCTGATCCGCTTTACGGGAAAGATGCAGCCCGGCATCACCCTGCGGGATCTGGTCAATGCCATTCCCTATGTGGCCATCCAGAAGGGGTTGCTCACCGTGGAGAAGAAGGGCAAGAAGAACCTTTTTGCCGGCACGGTCCTTGAGATCGAGGGGTTGCCGGACTTGGCGGTGGAACAGGCCTTCGAGTTGGCCGACGCCTCGGCGGAACGCTCCGCTGCCGCTTGCACCGTGCGGCTCAACAAGGAGCCGGTGGCCGAATTCCTCCGTTCCAACGTGGAGTTGTTGAAAAACTTGCTGACTCGCGGCTATCAGGACGGTACTGCCATCCGTAACCGGATCAAGGCCATGGAAGCGTGGCTGGCTGCGCCCGAATTGCTGGCCCCGGATGCGAACGCCGAATACAAGGCGGTGCTGGAGATCGATCTCAACGCGATCACCGAGCCGGTGCTGGCCTGCCCCAACGACCCGGACGATGTGAAGTTGCTCTCTGCGGTGGCGGGTACACCGATAGACGAGGTTTTTGTCGGCTCCTGCATGACCAACATCGGCCATTTCCGGGCCCTGGCCAGGATTCTCGACAATGGACCCCAGGTGGCGGGCCGCCTCTGGGTGGCGCCGCCCACGCGGATGGACGAGGAGCAGCTCAAATCCGAAGGGGTGTACAGTATTCTGGCCAAGGCCGGGGCGCGCACCGAGATCCCAGGCTGTTCGCTGTGCATGGGCAATCAGGCAAGAACCCGCGACAACGCCGTGGTCTTCTCCACTTCCACCCGCAACTTCGATAACCGCATCGGCACCTCCACCAAGGTCTTTCTGGGTTCCGCCGAGCTGGCCGCGGTCTGCGCCGTATTGGGGCGGATCCCCACCATGGCGGAATACAACACCATCCTTGGTGAGCGGGTCACCCCCAAGGCGGACGAGGTCTACCGCTACCTCAACTTCCACCGGATCGAAGGGTACGCAGGGAAAGGCTGGTAG